Proteins found in one Hypericibacter terrae genomic segment:
- a CDS encoding YqgE/AlgH family protein — MDMDKDQAPALPGYLTGHLLIAMPTMRDPRFTRTVIYLCAHTAEGAMGLVLNRLVGSLTFPDLLAQLGIEPGPGIESIRVHFGGPVETGRGFVLHSSEYNASGTMQVSDEVALTASLDILKDIAAGSGPRRSLLALGYAGWGPGQLDAEIQANGWLSVAADDALIFDAALDDKWERAIGKIGISASRLSGQAGHA; from the coding sequence ATGGATATGGACAAGGATCAGGCCCCGGCCCTTCCGGGATATCTGACCGGGCATCTGCTCATCGCCATGCCGACGATGCGCGATCCCCGCTTCACCCGGACCGTCATTTACCTCTGCGCCCATACCGCCGAAGGGGCCATGGGGCTGGTGCTCAACCGGCTGGTGGGCTCCCTCACCTTCCCCGACCTCCTGGCGCAGCTCGGGATCGAACCCGGCCCCGGCATCGAATCCATCCGGGTCCATTTCGGCGGGCCGGTCGAGACCGGTCGCGGCTTCGTGCTGCATTCCTCGGAATACAACGCGTCGGGCACCATGCAGGTGAGCGACGAGGTCGCGCTCACCGCGAGCCTCGACATCCTCAAGGACATCGCCGCCGGCAGCGGCCCGCGCCGCAGCCTGCTGGCGCTGGGCTATGCCGGCTGGGGCCCCGGGCAGCTCGATGCCGAGATCCAGGCCAATGGCTGGCTCTCGGTCGCCGCCGACGACGCGTTGATCTTCGACGCGGCCCTCGACGACAAATGGGAACGCGCCATCGGCAAGATCGGCATCAGCGCGTCGCGGCTCTCGGGGCAAGCGGGACACGCGTAA